One window of the Ictidomys tridecemlineatus isolate mIctTri1 chromosome 11, mIctTri1.hap1, whole genome shotgun sequence genome contains the following:
- the Olfml3 gene encoding olfactomedin-like protein 3, giving the protein MGPSAPLLVLILLSWSGPLQGQQHHLVEYMERRLAALEERLAQCQDQSSRHAAELRDFKNKMLPLLEVAEKEREALRTEADTISGRVDRLEREVDYLETQNPALPCVELDEKVNGGPGTKGKGRRNEKYDMVTDCGYTISQVRSMKILKRFGGPAGLWTKDPLGPTEKIYVLDGTQNDTAFVFPRLRDFTLTMAARKASRVRVPFPWVGTGQLVYGGFLYYARRPPGGPGGGSELENTLQLIKFHLANRTVVDSSVFPAERLIPPYALTTDTYIDLAADEEGIWAVYATREDDRHLCLAKLDPQTLDTEQQWDTPCPRENAEAAFVICGTLYVVYNTRPASRARIQCSFDASGTLTPEQAALSYFPRRYGAHASLRYNPRERQLYAWDDGYQIVYKLEMRKKEEEI; this is encoded by the exons ATGGGGCCCAGCGCTCCTCTCCTCGTCCTGATCCTTTTGTCATGGTCCGGACCCCTTCAAGGACAGCAGCACCACCTTGTGGAATACATGGAACGCCGACTTGCAGCCTTAGAG GAACGGCTGGCCCAGTGCCAGGACCAAAGTAGTCGGCATGCTGCTGAGCTGCGGGACTTCAAGAACAAGATGCTGCCCCTGCTGGAGGTGGCAGAGAAGGAGCGGGAGGCACTCAGAACCGAGGCTGACACCATCTCCGGGAGAGTGGACCGTCTGGAACGAGAGGTGGACTATCTGGAGACCCAGAACCCAGCTCTACCCTGTGTAGAGCTTGATGAGAAGGTGAACGGAGGCCCTGGAACCAAAGGcaaaggcagaagaaatgagaagTACGATATGGTGACAG ACTGTGGCTACACCATTTCTCAGGTGAGATCAATGAAGATCCTCAAGCGGTTTGGTGGCCCAGCAGGTCTATGGACCAAGGATCCTTTGGGGCCAACAGAAAAGATCTACGTGTTGGATGGAACGCAGAACGACACAGCCTTTGTGTTCCCACGGCTACGTGACTTCACCCTTACCATGGCTGCCCGGAAAGCCTCCAGAGTTCGTGTGCCCTTCCCCTGGGTAGGCACGGGGCAGCTGGTATATGGTGGCTTTCTTTATTATGCCCGGAGGCCTCCTGGAGGACCTGGAGGGGGTAGTGAGTTGGAGAACACTTTGCAACTCATCAAATTCCACCTGGCAAACCGAACAGTGGTGGACAGCTCAGTGTTCCCCGCGGAGAGGTTGATTCCCCCCTATGCGCTGACGACAGACACCTACATTGACCTGGCAGCTGATGAGGAGGGCATCTGGGCAGTCTATGCCACCCGGGAGGATGACAGGCACTTGTGTCTGGCCAAATTAGATCCACAGACACTGGACACAGAGCAGCAGTGGGACACGCCGTGTCCCAGGGAGAATGCCGAGGCTGCCTTCGTCATCTGTGGGACCCTGTACGTCGTCTATAACACGCGCCCTGCCAGTCGGGCCCGCATCCAGTGCTCCTTTGATGCCAGTGGGACACTGACCCCTGAACAGGCTGCTCTCTCTTACTTTCCCCGTCGATACGGTGCCCACGCCAGCCTCCGCTATAACCCCCGTGAGCGCCAGCTCTATGCCTGGGATGATGGCTACCAGATTGTTTACAAGCTGGAgatgaggaagaaagaggaggaaatttGA